A genomic window from Terrisporobacter glycolicus ATCC 14880 = DSM 1288 includes:
- the fsa gene encoding fructose-6-phosphate aldolase, translating into MELILDTANLEDIKDLYTHLIIDGVTTNPSIVSKEGKDFEILIKEIDEIIGQDTPIHAQVVSTEFEDIIEEALFISSIRKNMYVKIPVTKDGLRAIKELKKQGIKITATAIFTAHQGFLAAKAGADYVAPYVNRLDNISADGISVVSDLVRILNTYNMKTKVLAASFKNCQQVLELMKSGVHSVTVPSDICSAMMNHPLTSWSVDKFTEDWYGAFGEDTTTKKK; encoded by the coding sequence ATGGAGTTAATATTAGATACAGCAAATTTAGAGGACATAAAAGATCTGTACACTCATTTAATTATAGATGGTGTGACTACTAATCCAAGTATAGTTTCAAAAGAAGGGAAAGATTTTGAAATACTTATAAAAGAGATTGATGAAATTATAGGCCAAGATACACCAATACATGCACAAGTAGTAAGTACAGAATTTGAAGATATAATAGAAGAAGCTTTATTTATAAGTAGTATAAGAAAGAATATGTATGTAAAAATACCAGTAACAAAAGATGGGCTAAGAGCTATAAAAGAACTTAAAAAACAAGGAATAAAGATAACTGCAACAGCAATATTTACTGCACATCAAGGTTTTTTAGCTGCAAAAGCCGGTGCTGATTATGTTGCACCTTACGTTAATAGATTAGACAACATTAGTGCAGATGGAATATCAGTAGTAAGTGATTTAGTTAGAATATTAAATACTTATAATATGAAAACAAAGGTACTTGCTGCTAGCTTTAAAAACTGCCAACAAGTTTTAGAATTAATGAAATCAGGTGTTCATAGTGTAACTGTACCATCAGATATATGTAGTGCAATGATGAACCATCCTTTAACTAGTTGGAGCGTAGATAAATTTACTGAAGATTGGTATGGTGCTTTTGGAGAAGATACAACAACAAAGAAAAAGTAA
- a CDS encoding histidinol-phosphatase HisJ family protein, translated as MYYDYHMHSSFSEDSKTPMDDMIKKSIELGLKEICFTEHIDYSVIIDDEERDISVDYKDYFSRLNYFNELYKNDITIKKGIEMGLQGHVLDRCLEDVINNDFDFVIASIHTIDKQELIGKKFYQDKTQLEAYRQYYETLYGVMKKFKNYSVLGHVDIVKRYGDLNNIIDDKVFGDEIDEILKMVIHEGKGIEINTSCFRYKLPDLTPSSYILKRYRELGGEIITTGSDSHNPAQVAHEFKRIYENLKDMGYKYVCTFDKMKPNFISL; from the coding sequence ATGTATTATGACTATCATATGCACTCGAGTTTTTCTGAAGATAGTAAAACACCTATGGATGATATGATAAAAAAATCTATAGAATTAGGTCTAAAAGAGATATGCTTTACTGAGCATATAGACTATAGTGTAATAATAGATGATGAAGAAAGAGATATTAGTGTAGACTATAAGGATTATTTTTCTAGATTGAATTATTTTAATGAACTTTACAAAAATGATATCACTATAAAAAAGGGAATAGAAATGGGACTGCAAGGTCATGTACTAGATAGATGTTTAGAAGATGTCATCAATAACGACTTTGATTTTGTTATAGCATCAATTCATACAATTGATAAGCAGGAGTTGATAGGAAAAAAATTCTATCAAGACAAAACTCAATTAGAAGCCTATAGACAGTACTATGAAACTTTGTACGGTGTGATGAAGAAATTTAAAAATTATTCTGTACTTGGTCATGTTGATATTGTTAAAAGGTACGGTGATTTAAACAATATAATAGACGATAAGGTATTTGGTGATGAAATTGATGAAATATTAAAAATGGTAATACATGAAGGTAAAGGAATAGAGATTAATACATCTTGTTTTAGATACAAATTACCAGATTTAACTCCTTCATCATATATATTAAAAAGATATAGAGAACTTGGAGGGGAAATTATTACTACAGGTTCAGATTCTCATAATCCAGCTCAAGTGGCTCATGAATTTAAAAGAATTTATGAAAATTTAAAAGATATGGGATACAAATATGTCTGTACTTTTGACAAAATGAAGCCTAACTTTATAAGTTTATAG
- a CDS encoding YitT family protein has protein sequence MGEQKISLKEFLYETFLLIMGCLLMALSFVLFFDPHSIAPGGLTGLAVIINYLFNIPLWFVNLIFNVPLFILAYKVLTKRECLKTLSGIVFFTLALNLFENFENFQITNDVLLSTLTGGVILGLGLGVIFNINGTTGGTDLIGLILNRWLPSISVPKLMGVADFIVVMSSIFATGKIEIGLYSALGLYVAVVVSDMVVQGFYSAKSFTIISNSPDEISNAILEKMNRGVTILSAKGGYTKEEKDALLVVVGKREVSTLRKIVKSVDHNAFVVITDVHEALGEGFKQMY, from the coding sequence GGATGTCTTTTGATGGCATTATCTTTTGTATTGTTCTTTGATCCTCATTCAATTGCTCCTGGAGGATTAACAGGATTAGCAGTAATAATCAATTATCTGTTTAACATCCCCTTATGGTTTGTGAACTTAATTTTTAATGTGCCATTATTTATCTTAGCATACAAAGTTCTAACAAAAAGAGAATGTTTGAAAACGTTATCCGGAATAGTTTTCTTTACTTTAGCGCTAAATTTATTCGAAAATTTCGAAAATTTCCAAATTACTAACGACGTCTTATTATCAACTCTTACTGGTGGAGTAATTTTAGGATTAGGGCTTGGTGTAATATTTAATATCAACGGAACAACAGGTGGTACAGATTTAATAGGTCTAATATTAAACAGATGGCTTCCATCCATTAGTGTTCCCAAATTAATGGGAGTAGCGGATTTTATAGTAGTTATGTCATCAATATTCGCTACAGGAAAAATAGAGATTGGTTTATACTCTGCACTAGGATTATACGTTGCTGTTGTAGTAAGCGATATGGTTGTGCAAGGTTTTTATAGTGCCAAATCTTTTACTATTATATCAAATTCACCAGATGAAATATCTAATGCTATATTAGAAAAAATGAATAGAGGAGTTACTATTTTAAGTGCCAAAGGTGGTTATACAAAAGAAGAAAAAGATGCTTTACTTGTTGTAGTCGGTAAAAGAGAGGTATCTACTCTTAGAAAAATCGTCAAAAGTGTTGACCATAATGCATTTGTAGTTATTACAGATGTTCACGAAGCACTTGGGGAAGGTTTCAAACAAATGTATTAG